A genomic region of Mycobacterium sp. Aquia_213 contains the following coding sequences:
- a CDS encoding acyl-CoA dehydrogenase, whose product MSHYKSNVRDQVFNLFEVLGVDQALGQGVFSDLDADTAQEMLTEMSRLAEGPVAESFVDGDRNPPVFDPQTHSVTLPESFKKSVRAVQEAGWDKAGIDEVLGGMPMPKALVWALHEHILGANPAVWMYAGGAGFANIIYHLGTEEQKKWAVLCAERGWGATMVLTEPDAGSDVGAGRTKAVQQDDGSWHIDGVKRFITSADSDDLFENIVHLVLARPEGAGPGTKGLSLFIVPKFLFDHETGELGERNGVFVTNVEHKMGLKVSATCELSFGQHDVPAKGWLVGEVHNGIAQMFEVIEMARMMVGTKAIATLSTGYLNALEYAKSRMQGADMTQMTDKTAPRVSITHHPDVRRSLMTQKAYAEGLRALYLFTATYQDAAVAEALHGVDADLAVRVNDLMLPVVKGVGSEQAYAKLTESLQTFGGSGFLQDYPIEQYIRDAKIDSLYEGTTAIQAQDFFFRKIVRDKGVALAHVSEQIQKFVDAETGNGRLKSERELLAKALEDVQAMAATLTGYLIAAQEDVTSLYKVGLGSVRFLMSVGDLVIGWLLQRQAAVAVQALDAGATGAERSFYEGKIAVGSFFAKNFLPLLASTREVIETLDNDIMELDEAAF is encoded by the coding sequence GTGAGCCACTACAAGAGCAACGTCCGTGACCAGGTATTCAACCTGTTCGAGGTGTTGGGCGTCGACCAGGCACTAGGCCAAGGCGTATTCAGCGACCTTGACGCCGACACCGCCCAGGAAATGCTGACCGAAATGAGCCGGCTGGCCGAGGGGCCGGTCGCCGAGTCGTTCGTCGACGGCGACCGTAATCCGCCGGTTTTCGACCCGCAGACCCACTCCGTGACCCTGCCGGAGTCCTTCAAGAAGTCGGTTCGCGCCGTCCAAGAAGCCGGCTGGGACAAGGCCGGCATCGACGAGGTGCTGGGCGGCATGCCGATGCCCAAGGCGCTGGTATGGGCGCTGCACGAGCACATTCTGGGCGCCAACCCGGCGGTGTGGATGTATGCCGGCGGCGCAGGTTTCGCCAACATCATCTACCACCTCGGTACCGAGGAGCAGAAGAAGTGGGCCGTGCTGTGCGCAGAGCGTGGCTGGGGCGCGACCATGGTGCTCACCGAGCCGGACGCCGGCTCGGACGTCGGCGCCGGCCGCACCAAGGCCGTCCAGCAGGACGACGGCTCCTGGCACATTGACGGTGTCAAGCGGTTCATCACCTCCGCCGACTCCGACGACCTGTTCGAGAACATCGTGCACCTGGTGCTGGCGCGCCCCGAGGGCGCCGGCCCCGGCACCAAGGGCTTGTCGCTGTTCATCGTGCCGAAGTTCCTGTTCGACCACGAAACCGGCGAGCTGGGCGAGCGCAACGGGGTGTTCGTCACCAACGTCGAGCACAAGATGGGCCTGAAGGTCTCGGCGACGTGTGAGTTGTCGTTCGGCCAGCACGACGTGCCGGCCAAGGGCTGGCTGGTCGGCGAGGTGCACAACGGCATTGCGCAGATGTTCGAGGTCATCGAGATGGCCCGGATGATGGTCGGCACCAAGGCGATTGCCACCCTGTCGACCGGTTACCTGAACGCGCTGGAGTACGCCAAGTCCCGCATGCAGGGCGCCGACATGACCCAGATGACCGACAAAACCGCACCGCGGGTGAGCATCACGCATCACCCGGACGTGCGCCGGTCACTGATGACCCAGAAGGCCTACGCCGAGGGTCTGCGCGCGCTGTACCTGTTTACCGCGACCTACCAGGACGCGGCCGTCGCCGAGGCACTGCACGGTGTGGACGCCGACCTGGCCGTCAGGGTCAACGACCTGATGCTTCCGGTGGTCAAGGGGGTGGGCTCCGAGCAGGCCTACGCGAAGCTGACCGAGAGCCTGCAGACGTTCGGTGGATCCGGCTTCTTGCAGGACTACCCGATCGAGCAGTACATCCGGGACGCCAAGATCGACTCGCTCTACGAGGGCACCACGGCCATCCAGGCGCAGGACTTCTTCTTCCGCAAGATCGTCCGCGACAAGGGTGTGGCGCTGGCCCACGTGTCGGAGCAGATCCAGAAGTTCGTCGACGCCGAGACCGGCAACGGCCGGTTGAAGAGCGAGCGCGAGCTGCTGGCCAAGGCCCTGGAAGACGTCCAGGCGATGGCGGCCACCCTGACCGGCTACCTGATCGCCGCCCAGGAGGACGTCACCAGCCTGTACAAGGTGGGCCTGGGTTCGGTGCGCTTCCTGATGAGCGTCGGCGACCTGGTTATCGGCTGGTTGCTGCAGCGGCAGGCGGCGGTGGCCGTGCAGGCGCTCGACGCCGGCGCCACGGGCGCGGAGCGGTCCTTCTACGAGGGCAAGATCGCGGTGGGGTCGTTCTTCGCGAAGAACTTCCTGCCGCTGTTGGCCAGCACCCGCGAGGTGATCGAGACGCTGGACAACGACATCATGGAGCTCGACGAGGCCGCCTTCTAG
- a CDS encoding acetyl-CoA C-acetyltransferase, with amino-acid sequence MNVAPASSQQSNQAAQASVKSRRRVAVLGGNRIPFARSDGAYADASNQDMFTAALGGLVDRFGLGGQRLGVVVGGAVLKHSRDFNLMRECVLGSELSSYTPAFDIQQACGTGLQAAIAAADGIASGRYDVAAAGGVDTTSDPPIGLGDNLRRTLLKLRRSKSNLQRLKLVGTLPATLGVEIPANSEPRTGLSMGEHAAITAKQLGIKRVDQDELAVASHRNMAAAYDRGFFDDLVTPFLGLYRDDNLRPNSSTEKLATLRPVFGVKAGDATMTAGNSTPLTDGASVALLASDEWAAEHSLPALAYLVDAETAAVDYVNGRDGLLMAPTYAVPRLLARNGLTLQDFDFYEIHEAFASVVLAHLQAWESEEYCKERLGLDAALGSIDRSKLNVNGSSLAAGHPFAATGGRILAQAAKQLAEKKAERKGEGPARALISICAAGGQGVAAILEA; translated from the coding sequence ATGAACGTGGCCCCTGCAAGCTCGCAGCAAAGTAATCAGGCTGCTCAGGCGAGTGTGAAGTCCCGGCGACGCGTCGCCGTGCTGGGCGGCAATCGCATTCCGTTCGCACGATCAGACGGCGCCTATGCGGATGCGTCCAATCAAGACATGTTCACCGCGGCACTGGGCGGGCTGGTGGACCGGTTCGGGCTCGGCGGGCAGCGACTGGGCGTGGTCGTCGGTGGTGCGGTGCTCAAACACAGCCGCGACTTCAACCTGATGCGTGAGTGCGTGCTGGGTTCCGAATTATCTTCGTACACACCGGCATTCGATATTCAGCAGGCCTGCGGTACCGGCCTGCAGGCCGCGATCGCCGCGGCCGACGGCATCGCGTCGGGCCGCTACGACGTCGCCGCCGCCGGCGGGGTGGACACCACGTCCGACCCGCCGATCGGCCTGGGCGACAACCTGCGCCGCACCCTGCTGAAGTTGCGCCGGTCCAAGTCCAACCTGCAACGGCTGAAGCTGGTGGGCACGCTGCCCGCCACCCTGGGTGTCGAAATCCCGGCCAACAGCGAGCCGCGTACCGGGCTGTCGATGGGCGAGCATGCTGCGATCACCGCCAAGCAGCTGGGGATCAAGCGGGTCGACCAGGACGAGTTGGCGGTCGCCAGCCACCGCAACATGGCCGCGGCCTACGACCGAGGCTTCTTCGACGACCTCGTCACGCCGTTCCTGGGGCTGTACCGCGACGACAATCTGCGGCCCAACTCCAGCACCGAGAAGCTCGCCACGCTGCGCCCGGTCTTCGGGGTGAAGGCCGGCGACGCGACGATGACGGCGGGCAATTCGACACCGTTGACCGACGGAGCCTCCGTCGCCCTGCTGGCCAGCGACGAGTGGGCCGCCGAGCATTCGCTGCCCGCGCTGGCCTACCTGGTGGACGCGGAGACCGCCGCGGTCGACTACGTCAACGGACGGGACGGGCTGCTGATGGCGCCGACCTATGCGGTGCCCCGGCTGCTGGCCCGCAACGGGCTGACCCTGCAGGATTTCGACTTCTACGAGATCCACGAGGCCTTTGCTTCGGTGGTGCTGGCGCATCTGCAGGCGTGGGAGTCCGAGGAGTACTGCAAGGAGCGGCTTGGGCTCGACGCCGCGCTCGGGTCGATCGACCGGTCCAAACTCAACGTCAACGGCTCGTCGCTGGCCGCCGGCCACCCGTTCGCGGCCACCGGCGGGCGGATTCTCGCCCAGGCCGCCAAACAGCTGGCCGAGAAGAAGGCGGAGCGCAAAGGCGAGGGTCCGGCGCGCGCGCTGATCTCGATCTGCGCGGCCGGCGGGCAGGGCGTCGCCGCTATTTTGGAGGCCTGA
- a CDS encoding 3-oxoacyl-ACP reductase: protein MAPNRSSDLFSQVVNSGPGSFLAKQLGVPQPENLRRYSPGDAPLAGALLIGGDGRIVEPLRAALDNDYDVVGNNLGGRWADRFGGLVFDATGITAPSGLRALHDFFTPLLRNLGHCARVVVVGTTPDAAGSTDERIAQRALEGFTRSLGKELRHGATAALVYLSPEAKPAATGLESTMRFILSAKSAYVDGQVFYLGADDSTPPADWDRPLEGKVAIVTGAARGIGATIAEVFARDGARVVAIDVESAAEALAETASRVGGTALWLDVTADDAVDKITEHLRDHYAGHADVLVNNAGITRDKLLANMDDARWDAVLAVNLLAPQRLTEGLIENGSIGHGGRVIGLSSMAGIAGNRGQTNYATTKAGMIGLTQALAPELHGKGITINAVAPGFIETKMTEAIPLATREVGRRMNSLFQGGQPVDVAETIAYFASPASNAVTGNVIRVCGQAMLGA from the coding sequence GTGGCTCCCAATCGTTCGTCCGATCTGTTCTCGCAAGTCGTCAATTCCGGGCCCGGATCCTTCCTGGCGAAGCAACTCGGCGTCCCGCAACCCGAGAACCTGCGCCGCTACTCCCCCGGTGACGCGCCGCTGGCCGGAGCGCTGCTGATCGGCGGTGACGGCAGGATCGTCGAGCCGCTGCGGGCCGCGCTGGACAACGACTACGACGTGGTCGGCAACAATCTGGGTGGCCGCTGGGCTGACCGATTCGGCGGCCTGGTTTTCGACGCCACCGGCATTACCGCACCGAGCGGACTGCGGGCGTTACACGATTTCTTCACGCCGCTGCTGCGCAACCTTGGCCACTGTGCGCGCGTCGTTGTGGTGGGCACCACACCCGATGCCGCGGGCAGCACCGACGAGCGGATCGCGCAGCGCGCGCTGGAAGGCTTCACCCGATCGCTGGGCAAGGAGCTGCGCCACGGCGCAACAGCGGCGCTCGTCTACCTGTCACCGGAGGCCAAGCCGGCCGCGACGGGCCTGGAATCGACTATGCGGTTTATCCTTTCGGCCAAATCGGCCTACGTCGACGGCCAGGTCTTCTACCTGGGAGCCGACGACTCCACCCCACCGGCGGACTGGGACCGGCCGCTGGAGGGCAAGGTCGCGATCGTCACCGGCGCCGCCCGCGGCATCGGCGCGACGATCGCCGAAGTATTCGCCCGCGACGGTGCCCGCGTCGTCGCGATCGACGTGGAATCCGCCGCGGAGGCGCTGGCCGAAACCGCAAGCCGGGTGGGCGGCACCGCGCTCTGGCTGGACGTCACCGCCGACGATGCGGTCGACAAGATCACCGAGCACCTGCGCGACCACTACGCCGGGCATGCCGACGTGCTGGTCAACAATGCCGGTATTACTCGCGACAAGCTGCTGGCCAACATGGACGATGCTCGCTGGGACGCCGTTCTGGCCGTCAATCTTCTTGCCCCGCAACGCCTTACCGAAGGGCTGATCGAAAACGGCAGCATCGGCCACGGCGGCCGGGTGATCGGCTTGTCGTCGATGGCCGGCATCGCCGGCAACCGCGGGCAGACGAACTACGCCACCACGAAGGCCGGGATGATCGGCCTCACCCAGGCGCTGGCGCCGGAACTGCACGGAAAGGGCATCACGATCAACGCCGTGGCGCCGGGATTCATCGAAACCAAGATGACAGAAGCCATTCCGCTGGCCACCCGCGAGGTGGGCCGCCGGATGAACTCGCTGTTCCAGGGTGGGCAACCGGTCGACGTCGCGGAGACCATCGCCTACTTCGCCAGCCCAGCGTCAAACGCGGTGACCGGTAACGTTATTCGCGTCTGCGGCCAAGCGATGCTGGGCGCATAG
- a CDS encoding MaoC/PaaZ C-terminal domain-containing protein, which produces MNQPSGLRNMLRAAAGALPLVSRTDQLPSRTVTVEELPIDQTNVAEYAAITGLRYGNNVPLTYPFALTFPALMSLVTGFDFPFAAMGSVHTENHITQYRPIAVTDTVAAKVHAENLREHRKGLLVDLVTDVSVGNETAWHQVTTFLHQQRTSLSDEPKPPPQKQPKLAPPPTVLRITPGQIRRYAVVGGDHNPIHTNPIAAKLFGFPTVIAHGMFSAAAVLANIEARIPDAARYSVRFGKPVVLPATTGLYIDEGNQSWELSLRNIAKGYPHLTGSVRPL; this is translated from the coding sequence ATGAATCAACCAAGCGGACTGCGGAACATGCTGCGCGCGGCCGCCGGGGCGCTACCCCTGGTGTCCCGGACGGACCAGCTGCCCAGCCGCACGGTGACCGTCGAGGAACTGCCGATCGATCAGACGAACGTGGCCGAGTACGCCGCGATCACCGGTCTGCGCTACGGCAACAATGTGCCGCTCACCTACCCGTTCGCGCTGACCTTCCCGGCGCTGATGTCGTTGGTGACGGGGTTTGACTTCCCTTTCGCCGCAATGGGTTCGGTGCATACCGAGAACCACATCACGCAGTACCGCCCGATCGCCGTCACCGACACCGTCGCGGCGAAGGTGCACGCCGAAAACCTCCGCGAGCACCGTAAGGGCCTACTGGTCGACCTGGTGACCGACGTCAGCGTCGGCAACGAAACCGCGTGGCACCAGGTGACAACCTTTCTGCATCAGCAGCGCACCAGCTTGTCCGACGAACCCAAACCGCCACCGCAAAAACAGCCCAAGCTGGCGCCGCCGCCCACCGTGCTGCGCATCACGCCCGGCCAGATCCGGCGCTATGCCGTCGTCGGCGGCGATCACAACCCGATCCACACCAATCCGATCGCGGCCAAGCTGTTCGGATTCCCGACCGTCATCGCGCACGGAATGTTCAGTGCAGCAGCGGTATTGGCCAACATCGAAGCCCGGATCCCCGATGCGGCGCGGTACTCGGTGCGGTTCGGCAAGCCGGTGGTGCTGCCCGCGACCACGGGCCTCTACATCGACGAAGGCAACCAGAGCTGGGAGCTTTCGCTGCGCAATATCGCCAAGGGCTATCCACATCTGACCGGTAGCGTCCGGCCACTGTAA